One genomic window of Azospirillum sp. TSH100 includes the following:
- the grxD gene encoding Grx4 family monothiol glutaredoxin produces MVDQNVVERIEQDIKNNDVVLYMKGTPVFPQCGFSAAVVQVLSHTGVKFKGVNILEDPGLRQGLKEYSNWPTFPQLYVKGELVGGCDIVREMYESGELQTLLADKGVATAA; encoded by the coding sequence ATGGTCGATCAGAACGTCGTCGAGCGCATCGAGCAGGACATCAAGAACAACGATGTCGTGCTCTACATGAAGGGCACCCCGGTGTTCCCGCAGTGCGGCTTCTCCGCCGCCGTCGTCCAGGTGCTGAGCCACACCGGCGTCAAGTTCAAGGGCGTCAACATCCTGGAGGATCCGGGCCTGCGCCAGGGCCTGAAGGAATACTCGAACTGGCCGACCTTCCCGCAGCTCTACGTCAAGGGCGAGCTGGTCGGCGGCTGCGACATCGTCCGCGAGATGTATGAGTCGGGCGAGCTGCAGACCCTGCTGGCCGACAAGGGCGTCGCCACCGCCGCCTGA
- a CDS encoding BolA family protein, whose translation MAMEAATIEKLIKEGIPDAVVEIADLRGDGDHYAALVTSAAFKGKSRVQQHQMVYASLQGRMGGELHALALTTAVPEGA comes from the coding sequence ATGGCGATGGAAGCCGCCACGATCGAAAAGCTCATCAAGGAAGGCATCCCGGACGCGGTCGTGGAGATCGCGGATCTGCGGGGCGACGGCGACCACTATGCCGCGCTCGTCACCTCCGCGGCCTTCAAGGGCAAGAGCCGGGTGCAGCAGCACCAGATGGTCTACGCGTCCCTTCAGGGGAGGATGGGCGGCGAACTGCACGCCCTGGCGCTGACCACCGCGGTGCCGGAAGGCGCCTGA
- the purB gene encoding adenylosuccinate lyase — MIPRYTRHEMARIWEPENRFRIWFEIEAHACDAQAELGVIPKEAAKAVWERGKWQIDRIDEIERETRHDVIAFLTNLAEYVGPEARFVHQGMTSSDVLDTCLAVQLTQAADLLLADMDALLTALKRRAYEHKNTVTIGRSHGIHAEPTTFGLKLAGHYAAFARGRERLVQARQDIATCAISGAVGTFANIDPRVEEHVAAKLGLSVEPVSTQVIPRDRHAFFFSVLGVIASSIENLATEIRHLQRTEVREAEEYFHPGQKGSSAMPHKRNPVLSENLTGLARIVRSAVVPALENVALWHERDISHSSVERMIGPDATVTLDFALVRLTSMMEKLVVYPERMQRNLDDLGGLVFSQRVLLALTQAGMSREDSYKAVQRNAMQVWEKGGNYLDLLSSDADIAKHIGRDKLEPMFDMSYHTKHVDTVFKRVFGE; from the coding sequence ATGATCCCCCGCTATACCCGCCACGAAATGGCCCGCATCTGGGAGCCGGAAAACCGCTTCCGCATCTGGTTCGAGATCGAGGCGCACGCCTGCGACGCGCAGGCCGAGCTGGGCGTGATCCCGAAGGAAGCCGCCAAGGCGGTGTGGGAGCGCGGCAAGTGGCAGATCGACCGCATCGACGAGATCGAGCGCGAGACCCGTCATGACGTCATCGCCTTCCTGACCAATCTCGCCGAGTATGTCGGCCCCGAGGCCCGCTTCGTCCACCAGGGCATGACCTCGTCCGACGTGCTGGACACCTGCCTCGCCGTCCAGCTGACCCAGGCGGCAGACCTGCTGCTGGCCGACATGGACGCCCTGCTGACCGCGCTGAAGCGCCGGGCATACGAGCACAAGAACACCGTCACCATCGGCCGCAGCCACGGCATCCATGCCGAGCCGACGACCTTCGGCCTGAAGCTGGCCGGCCATTACGCCGCCTTCGCCCGCGGGCGCGAGCGTCTGGTCCAGGCGCGCCAGGACATCGCCACCTGCGCCATCTCCGGCGCCGTCGGCACCTTCGCCAACATCGACCCGCGGGTCGAGGAGCATGTCGCCGCCAAGCTGGGCCTGTCGGTGGAGCCGGTGTCGACCCAGGTCATTCCGCGCGACCGCCACGCCTTCTTCTTCTCCGTGCTGGGCGTGATCGCGTCGAGCATCGAGAATCTGGCGACGGAAATCCGCCACCTCCAGCGCACCGAGGTGCGCGAGGCGGAGGAATACTTCCACCCCGGCCAGAAGGGCTCGTCGGCGATGCCGCACAAGCGCAACCCGGTCCTGTCGGAAAACCTGACCGGCCTGGCCCGCATCGTCCGCTCCGCCGTCGTCCCGGCGCTGGAGAATGTGGCGCTGTGGCACGAGCGCGACATCTCGCACAGCTCGGTCGAGCGCATGATCGGCCCCGACGCCACCGTCACGCTGGACTTCGCCCTGGTGCGCCTGACCAGCATGATGGAAAAGCTGGTGGTCTATCCGGAGCGCATGCAGCGGAACCTGGACGATCTGGGCGGGCTGGTCTTCTCGCAGCGCGTGCTGCTGGCGCTGACCCAGGCCGGCATGAGCCGCGAGGACAGCTACAAGGCGGTGCAGCGCAACGCCATGCAGGTGTGGGAGAAGGGCGGCAACTATCTGGACCTGCTGTCGAGCGACGCCGACATCGCCAAGCACATCGGCCGCGACAAGCTGGAGCCGATGTTCGACATGTCCTACCACACCAAGCATGTCGACACGGTGTTCAAGCGCGTGTTCGGCGAATAA
- a CDS encoding EAL domain-containing protein — protein sequence MSDPVAELVRAPSRSSDEARLYRLQFLASMALVAALVLGLGLYFVWQHWADLEHDLQQSEARYVQEQHQALVQEVENAQSYLAYMRSRVEPLLKEQLRAQVDEAYSIARSVHDREKDILPEASVKESIKETLRPLRFSGGRGYYFINDLNGESVLMPVDPAREGTSAFAAPDPQGAAVVRELMRAAQDPSLRGFARYRWRMPDDPAQAVDKLAFVRRFEPYDWLIGASDSLGAVEARLQHESLERLRAFRFGETGYVGVLRQDGQVLLSPTAPASEGMNARDLPWKTERDLVTRLLELGRQGGGELRYDWIHPVTARPTPKMAYVSAPSVWGWILVAGFYIDDVGKEMEMRRAEISRGVNQRVWTTVAVLGVALAASVGVSWLVTGWIRRIVGSYQLRVRHSDSMLRERARQLYLANFFVDHVSEIVVLADASLRIAYINPFGCQALGGTLEDLVMGQADLLKRFASEGDDAASHYETVYRTVDGRTLELEVTASRITYEGEVYYSAIARDISERKRAEWQLRLSAKVFDNAAEGMFVANEQRQIVAANDAFSRITGYDRDEVLGRGPEFLRSDRNPPGFYEELWLQLIAEGHWAGEIWSTRKNGEVFPEWLSVKLVRNEDGAVANYIAAFTDITAIRAQEERIRHLAQFDFLTDLPNRFLLRDRLERAMLAAGRHGTKVGLLFVDLDRFKTINDSLGHQVGDDLLRKVGERLTGTVRASDTVSRQGGDEFIILISDMDSPDAAGIVARKVLHTLSEPYLIEGHELQVTPSIGIAVYPDDGTGIDGLLKSADMAMYAAKEAGRATYQFFTPELNRRASDRMWTESNLRRALANNELELHFQPQFSLDGRRLVGAEALVRWRQPDGTLIMPGQFIPIAEDTGLILPLGDWVLGEACRRAAELLRHQTLVIAINLSAVQVRRPGLAERVAGWLSAYGIPPSVLELEVTESVLMDESDVVSETFSQLREMGVPLAIDDFGTGYSSLAYLKRFRVDKLKIDRSFVSGLRAGNPDSGAIAEAIISMARSLRMQTLAEGVETEEQYDCLVELGCDQCQGYLLGRPMPYEDFLEFVRRDAAAAEPRLAEAVE from the coding sequence TTGTCCGACCCCGTCGCCGAGCTGGTCCGTGCGCCGTCGCGCTCGTCCGACGAGGCCCGGCTTTACCGGCTGCAATTCCTGGCGTCGATGGCGCTGGTGGCGGCGCTCGTCCTCGGGCTTGGGCTCTACTTCGTCTGGCAGCATTGGGCCGACCTGGAGCACGACCTGCAGCAGAGCGAGGCGCGCTACGTCCAGGAGCAGCATCAGGCCCTGGTGCAGGAGGTGGAGAATGCGCAGTCATATCTCGCCTACATGCGCTCCCGCGTCGAGCCGCTGCTGAAGGAGCAGCTGCGCGCCCAGGTGGACGAGGCCTATTCCATCGCCCGCAGCGTCCATGATCGGGAAAAGGACATCCTGCCCGAAGCGTCGGTGAAGGAGTCGATCAAGGAGACGCTGCGGCCGCTGCGCTTCTCTGGCGGTCGCGGCTATTACTTCATCAACGACCTGAACGGCGAATCGGTGCTGATGCCGGTCGACCCGGCGCGGGAAGGCACCTCGGCCTTCGCCGCCCCCGATCCGCAGGGCGCCGCAGTGGTGCGCGAGCTGATGCGGGCGGCCCAGGACCCCAGCCTGCGTGGTTTCGCCCGCTATCGCTGGCGTATGCCGGACGACCCGGCCCAGGCCGTCGACAAGCTGGCTTTCGTCCGCCGTTTCGAACCCTATGACTGGCTGATCGGCGCCAGCGATTCGCTGGGCGCGGTGGAAGCGCGCCTGCAGCATGAATCGCTGGAGCGGCTGCGCGCCTTCCGCTTCGGGGAGACCGGCTATGTCGGCGTGCTGCGCCAGGACGGGCAGGTGCTGCTGTCGCCGACCGCTCCGGCATCGGAGGGCATGAACGCCCGCGACCTGCCGTGGAAGACGGAACGCGACCTCGTCACCCGGCTGCTGGAGCTCGGGCGCCAGGGCGGCGGGGAGCTGCGCTACGACTGGATCCATCCGGTCACCGCAAGGCCGACGCCGAAGATGGCCTATGTCTCGGCGCCGAGCGTCTGGGGCTGGATCCTGGTCGCCGGCTTCTACATCGACGATGTCGGCAAGGAGATGGAGATGCGCCGGGCCGAGATCAGCCGCGGCGTCAACCAGCGGGTCTGGACCACGGTGGCGGTGCTGGGCGTGGCGCTCGCCGCATCGGTCGGCGTGTCGTGGCTGGTCACCGGCTGGATCCGGCGCATCGTCGGCAGCTACCAGCTGCGGGTCCGCCATAGCGACAGCATGCTGCGCGAGCGGGCGCGCCAGCTCTATCTCGCCAATTTCTTCGTCGACCATGTGTCGGAGATCGTCGTGCTGGCCGACGCCAGCCTGCGCATCGCCTACATCAACCCCTTCGGCTGCCAGGCATTGGGCGGGACGCTGGAGGATCTGGTGATGGGGCAGGCCGACCTGCTGAAGCGCTTCGCGTCCGAGGGCGACGACGCGGCCAGCCATTACGAGACCGTCTATCGCACCGTCGACGGCCGCACGCTGGAGCTCGAGGTCACCGCCAGCCGCATCACCTATGAGGGTGAGGTCTATTACTCCGCCATCGCCCGCGACATCAGCGAGCGCAAGCGGGCAGAATGGCAGCTGCGGCTGTCGGCGAAGGTGTTCGACAACGCGGCGGAGGGCATGTTCGTCGCCAACGAGCAGCGGCAGATCGTCGCCGCCAACGATGCCTTCTCCCGCATCACCGGCTATGACCGCGACGAGGTGCTGGGCCGCGGTCCGGAGTTCCTGCGTTCGGACCGCAACCCGCCCGGCTTCTACGAGGAGCTGTGGCTGCAACTGATCGCCGAGGGCCATTGGGCCGGCGAGATCTGGAGCACCCGCAAGAACGGCGAGGTTTTCCCGGAATGGCTCAGCGTCAAGCTGGTCCGCAACGAGGACGGCGCCGTCGCCAACTACATCGCCGCCTTCACCGACATCACCGCGATCAGGGCGCAGGAGGAGCGCATCCGCCATCTGGCGCAGTTCGACTTCCTGACCGACCTGCCCAACCGCTTTCTGCTGCGCGACCGGCTGGAGCGCGCCATGTTGGCCGCCGGGCGCCACGGCACCAAGGTCGGGCTGCTGTTCGTCGATCTCGACCGCTTCAAGACCATCAACGACAGCTTGGGCCATCAGGTCGGCGACGATCTGCTGCGCAAGGTGGGAGAACGGCTCACCGGCACCGTGCGGGCCAGCGATACCGTCAGCCGGCAGGGTGGCGACGAGTTCATCATCCTGATCAGCGACATGGACAGCCCCGACGCCGCCGGCATCGTCGCGCGGAAGGTTCTGCACACCCTGTCGGAGCCCTACCTGATCGAGGGGCACGAGTTGCAGGTCACGCCCTCCATCGGCATCGCCGTCTACCCCGACGACGGCACCGGCATCGACGGGCTGCTGAAGAGCGCGGACATGGCGATGTACGCGGCGAAGGAGGCCGGGCGTGCGACCTACCAGTTCTTCACGCCGGAACTGAACCGCCGCGCGTCCGACCGGATGTGGACGGAGAGCAACCTGCGCCGGGCGCTGGCCAACAACGAGTTGGAGCTGCATTTCCAGCCGCAATTCTCGCTGGACGGCCGCCGTCTGGTCGGGGCGGAGGCGCTGGTGCGCTGGCGTCAGCCCGACGGCACGCTGATCATGCCCGGCCAGTTCATCCCGATTGCCGAGGACACCGGCCTGATCCTGCCGCTGGGCGACTGGGTGCTGGGCGAGGCCTGCCGCCGCGCGGCGGAACTGCTGCGGCACCAGACCCTGGTGATCGCCATCAATCTGTCGGCGGTGCAGGTGCGCCGCCCCGGGCTGGCCGAGCGGGTGGCCGGCTGGCTGTCCGCCTACGGCATCCCGCCCTCGGTGCTGGAGCTGGAGGTGACGGAAAGCGTCCTGATGGACGAGTCCGACGTGGTGTCGGAAACCTTCTCGCAGCTGCGCGAGATGGGGGTGCCGCTCGCCATCGATGATTTCGGCACCGGCTATTCGTCGCTGGCCTATCTGAAGCGCTTCCGTGTCGACAAGCTGAAGATCGACCGCAGCTTCGTCAGCGGCCTGCGTGCGGGCAACCCGGACAGCGGCGCCATCGCCGAGGCGATCATCAGCATGGCGCGGTCCTTGCGCATGCAGACGCTGGCCGAAGGGGTGGAGACGGAGGAGCAGTACGACTGCCTCGTCGAACTGGGCTGCGACCAGTGCCAGGGCTATCTGCTGGGCCGTCCGATGCCCTACGAGGATTTTCTCGAATTCGTCCGGCGCGACGCCGCCGCCGCCGAACCGCGGCTGGCCGAGGCGGTGGAATAG
- a CDS encoding M48 family metallopeptidase, with protein MVQRLPALLRRRKRSAARPPQPPRALEISGLPIPLELRESVRATRMTLRVDAGRGLVQVVVPVGVSETDARQFVGRHDGWLRARLAAMPPSLPFADGASVPYLGVEHVIRHDPALRGPSRIEDGVLLVGGQPEHVARRVRDFLTAEAKRELATRARQKAATIGARVAAVTIRDTRSRWGSCSSTGRLSFSWRLILTPEQVLDYVVGHEVAHLREMNHSQRFWALCASLTDGSGVEWPRAWLKANGTRLLRYG; from the coding sequence ATGGTGCAACGCCTTCCCGCCCTTCTGCGTCGCCGCAAGCGATCCGCCGCCCGGCCCCCCCAGCCGCCGCGCGCGCTGGAGATTTCCGGCCTGCCGATCCCGCTGGAGCTTCGGGAAAGCGTGCGTGCGACCCGCATGACCCTGCGCGTCGACGCCGGGCGCGGGCTGGTCCAGGTGGTGGTGCCGGTCGGCGTGTCGGAAACCGACGCCCGCCAGTTCGTCGGCCGCCATGACGGCTGGCTGCGGGCTCGGCTGGCGGCAATGCCGCCCTCGCTGCCCTTCGCCGACGGCGCCAGTGTGCCCTATCTCGGCGTCGAACACGTCATCCGCCACGACCCGGCCCTGCGCGGCCCGAGCCGGATCGAGGACGGTGTCCTGCTGGTCGGCGGCCAGCCGGAGCATGTTGCCCGCCGCGTCCGCGATTTCCTGACGGCGGAGGCCAAGCGCGAACTGGCGACCCGCGCCCGGCAGAAGGCGGCGACCATCGGCGCCCGGGTGGCGGCGGTCACCATCCGCGACACCAGGAGCCGCTGGGGCAGCTGTTCGTCGACCGGACGGTTGTCCTTCTCCTGGCGGCTGATCCTGACGCCGGAACAGGTGCTCGACTATGTGGTCGGGCACGAGGTGGCGCATCTGCGCGAGATGAACCATTCCCAGCGTTTCTGGGCGCTGTGCGCCAGCCTGACGGACGGCTCGGGCGTGGAATGGCCACGGGCTTGGCTGAAGGCGAACGGAACGCGGCTGCTGCGGTACGGCTGA
- a CDS encoding ATP-binding protein, whose protein sequence is MPLIPGQTPTREDWLDALLSANGSPQVLLGEDGRVLVANLAFADLIGHAPERVEGRTLAEAGLVAETAGGIDRLRRQVMATGTPASTPGPLPGFPCALVLKPVTEAGGRIRAVALVADAGAAALADARAEAAQARADAERARTAKGKFLSAASHDLRQPFQAMHLFHHLLSGRLTDPASIELANKLEQAIIGGETLLRALLEVSALEAGLVTAKQQTFPVDDLLAKMLEEFGPEAEAKGLRFNVHPLDAQVISDPVLMERLLRPLLANALRYTLTGGVLLAARRRGDRLRIEVWDTGVGIDPSNHAVIFEDFHQLGNPGRDRKQGLGLGLAIVRRLAQVLGHPVTVRSRPGRGSVFAVEVPLAGNDGDRSGDDSGDSEPEPAAGQSSAAGAPAPAGTVLVIEDDAMQLEGIGLLLRGWGYAVIPARGIDEACAGLDGGAPVPDLVLSDLRLSGPETGIDAIQAVRARCGRRVPGVIVTGDTDPDRLRIVDRSGIPLVHKPCDPTALRRLLSRSLPAVRRADAARPR, encoded by the coding sequence ATGCCCCTCATCCCAGGACAAACGCCGACACGCGAGGATTGGCTGGACGCGCTGCTGTCGGCCAACGGGTCCCCGCAGGTTCTGCTTGGCGAGGACGGACGCGTGCTGGTGGCGAACCTTGCCTTTGCCGACCTGATCGGCCATGCGCCGGAGAGGGTGGAGGGGCGGACGCTGGCGGAGGCCGGGCTCGTGGCGGAAACGGCCGGCGGGATCGACCGCCTGCGGCGCCAGGTGATGGCGACCGGCACGCCGGCCTCGACCCCCGGACCTCTCCCCGGCTTTCCCTGCGCGCTGGTGCTGAAACCGGTGACGGAGGCCGGGGGGCGGATTCGTGCGGTGGCGCTGGTTGCCGACGCCGGTGCCGCCGCCTTGGCGGACGCGCGGGCGGAGGCGGCGCAGGCCCGTGCCGATGCCGAGCGGGCCCGCACCGCCAAGGGCAAGTTCCTGTCGGCGGCCAGCCACGATCTGCGCCAGCCCTTCCAGGCGATGCATCTGTTCCACCATCTGCTCAGCGGCCGGCTGACCGATCCCGCCTCCATCGAGCTGGCGAACAAGCTGGAACAGGCGATCATCGGCGGCGAGACGCTGCTGCGTGCCCTGCTGGAGGTTTCGGCGCTGGAGGCCGGGCTGGTCACCGCCAAGCAGCAGACCTTCCCGGTCGATGATCTGCTGGCCAAGATGCTGGAGGAATTCGGGCCGGAAGCGGAGGCCAAGGGCCTGCGCTTCAATGTCCATCCGCTTGATGCCCAGGTCATCAGCGACCCGGTGCTGATGGAGCGGCTGCTGCGGCCGCTGCTGGCCAACGCCCTGCGCTACACGCTGACGGGCGGCGTCCTGCTGGCCGCGCGGCGCCGCGGTGACCGGCTGCGCATCGAGGTGTGGGACACCGGCGTCGGCATCGACCCGTCCAACCATGCGGTCATCTTCGAGGATTTCCACCAGCTCGGCAATCCGGGGCGTGACCGCAAGCAGGGTCTGGGCCTTGGCCTCGCCATCGTGCGGCGGCTGGCGCAGGTGCTGGGGCATCCGGTGACGGTGCGCTCCAGGCCCGGCAGGGGCTCCGTCTTCGCGGTGGAGGTGCCGCTGGCCGGCAATGACGGCGACCGATCCGGCGACGACTCCGGCGACAGCGAGCCTGAACCGGCAGCCGGGCAGTCTTCCGCCGCCGGGGCTCCTGCGCCGGCCGGCACGGTGCTGGTGATCGAGGACGACGCCATGCAGCTGGAAGGCATCGGGCTGCTGCTGCGCGGCTGGGGCTACGCCGTCATTCCCGCCCGGGGCATCGACGAGGCCTGTGCCGGGCTGGACGGCGGCGCCCCCGTCCCCGACCTCGTGCTGTCGGACCTGCGCCTGTCGGGACCGGAAACGGGTATCGACGCCATCCAGGCGGTCCGCGCCCGCTGCGGCCGGCGGGTGCCGGGGGTGATCGTCACCGGCGACACCGATCCCGACCGGCTTCGCATCGTCGACCGCAGCGGCATTCCCCTGGTCCACAAGCCCTGCGATCCGACCGCCCTGCGCCGCCTGCTCAGCCGCAGCCTCCCGGCCGTTCGCCGGGCGGATGCCGCCCGCCCACGTTAG
- the ugpB gene encoding sn-glycerol-3-phosphate ABC transporter substrate-binding protein UgpB produces MLTRRKLALLTGAATTSALLFAAALPGSALAQQKTVVDFWHGLPQPLGGQLEQIVKDFNDSQQAVQVNASYKGSYPETMQAAIAAFRAGNAPHIVQMFEVGTATMMAAGPAVKPVYQLMQETGASFDADAYIPAVKGYYSSKDGKMMALPFNSSTAIMFYNKDAFTKAGLDPAKPPATWPELIDAAKKLKASGSSCPFTTSWPTWVQLEQLGAIHNTPFATQANGYGGLNAELKIDAPVYVKHVQTLIDMQKEGLFKYGGRDNKPDALFPSGECAMIQGSSSLRSRIIKEATFAWGAAPLPYWPEFANNDPKNGIIGGAAFWVMTSPKRTPAEYKAVSQFFTYLAKPEVDAKWHMDTGYVPVTLKGIEIAKAQGYYEKNPGADVPAAQLTRTPTTENSMGLRLGNLPEIRNIIQEELEKAFQGQQDAKQALDASIKRGNTVLRNFERANKG; encoded by the coding sequence ATGTTGACCCGCCGCAAGCTTGCCCTCCTGACGGGCGCCGCCACCACCAGCGCCCTGCTGTTCGCCGCCGCCCTTCCGGGTTCGGCCCTGGCGCAGCAGAAGACGGTGGTCGATTTCTGGCACGGCCTGCCGCAGCCGCTGGGCGGCCAGCTGGAGCAGATCGTCAAGGACTTCAACGACAGCCAGCAGGCGGTCCAGGTCAACGCCTCCTACAAGGGCAGCTATCCGGAGACGATGCAGGCGGCGATCGCCGCCTTCCGTGCCGGCAACGCGCCGCACATCGTGCAGATGTTCGAGGTCGGGACCGCCACCATGATGGCCGCCGGCCCGGCGGTGAAGCCGGTCTACCAGCTGATGCAGGAGACGGGCGCCTCCTTCGACGCCGACGCCTACATCCCGGCGGTGAAGGGCTACTACTCGTCCAAGGACGGGAAGATGATGGCGCTGCCGTTCAACAGCTCCACCGCCATCATGTTCTACAACAAGGACGCCTTCACCAAGGCCGGTCTCGACCCGGCCAAGCCGCCGGCGACCTGGCCGGAGCTGATCGACGCGGCCAAGAAGCTGAAGGCGTCGGGCTCCAGCTGCCCCTTCACCACCTCCTGGCCGACCTGGGTGCAGCTTGAGCAACTGGGCGCCATCCACAACACCCCCTTCGCCACCCAGGCCAACGGCTATGGCGGGCTGAACGCCGAGCTGAAGATCGACGCCCCGGTCTACGTCAAGCATGTCCAGACCCTGATCGACATGCAGAAGGAGGGGCTGTTCAAGTATGGTGGCCGTGACAACAAGCCGGACGCCCTGTTCCCGTCGGGCGAATGCGCGATGATCCAGGGCTCGTCCTCGCTGCGCAGCCGCATCATCAAGGAGGCGACCTTCGCCTGGGGTGCGGCGCCGCTGCCCTACTGGCCGGAATTCGCCAACAACGATCCGAAGAACGGCATCATCGGTGGCGCCGCCTTCTGGGTGATGACCTCGCCCAAGCGCACGCCGGCCGAATACAAGGCGGTGTCCCAGTTCTTCACCTATCTCGCCAAGCCCGAGGTCGACGCCAAGTGGCACATGGACACCGGCTATGTCCCGGTGACGCTGAAGGGCATCGAGATCGCCAAGGCGCAGGGCTATTACGAGAAGAACCCCGGCGCCGATGTGCCGGCCGCCCAGCTGACCCGCACGCCGACCACCGAGAACAGCATGGGCCTGCGCCTGGGCAACCTGCCGGAAATCCGCAACATCATCCAGGAAGAGCTTGAGAAGGCCTTCCAGGGCCAGCAGGACGCCAAGCAGGCCCTCGACGCCTCAATCAAGCGCGGCAACACCGTGCTGCGCAACTTCGAGCGCGCCAACAAGGGCTGA
- the ugpA gene encoding sn-glycerol-3-phosphate ABC transporter permease UgpA — protein sequence MQRRVTFDNRLLPYLLLAPQVAVTLVFFIWPAANAIWQSVHLQDAFGIRSEFVWFENFTHVLSDPNYLDTLKVTIIFSVAVTVLAMGVALLLAVLADSKIKGARAYKTLLIWPYALAPAVAAVLWMFIFNPDIGSFGQALRALGYDWDYRLNGGQALVMVIMAASWKQVSYNFIFFLAGLQAIPRSVMEAASIDGAGPMRRFWTITFPLLSPTTFFLLVVDMVYAFFETFGTIHALTQGGPGKATETLIFRVYQDGVVNNDLGGSSAQSVILMVIVIALTAVQFRFVERKVHYA from the coding sequence GTGCAGCGTCGCGTCACCTTCGACAACCGGCTGTTGCCTTACCTGCTGCTGGCGCCGCAGGTGGCGGTGACGCTGGTGTTCTTCATCTGGCCGGCGGCCAATGCCATCTGGCAGTCGGTGCATCTCCAGGACGCCTTCGGCATCCGCAGCGAGTTCGTCTGGTTCGAGAACTTCACCCATGTGCTGAGCGACCCGAACTATCTCGACACGCTGAAGGTCACGATCATCTTCAGCGTCGCGGTGACCGTACTGGCGATGGGGGTGGCGCTGCTGCTGGCGGTGTTGGCCGATTCGAAGATCAAGGGTGCCCGCGCCTACAAGACGCTGCTGATCTGGCCCTACGCGCTGGCTCCGGCCGTCGCGGCGGTGCTGTGGATGTTCATCTTCAACCCCGACATCGGCTCCTTCGGTCAGGCGCTGCGGGCGCTGGGTTATGACTGGGACTACCGGCTGAACGGCGGGCAGGCGCTGGTGATGGTCATCATGGCCGCCAGCTGGAAGCAGGTGTCCTACAACTTCATCTTCTTCCTGGCCGGCCTTCAGGCGATCCCGCGCTCGGTGATGGAGGCGGCCAGCATCGACGGCGCCGGTCCGATGCGGCGGTTCTGGACCATCACCTTCCCGCTCTTGTCGCCGACCACCTTCTTCCTGCTGGTGGTCGACATGGTCTACGCCTTCTTCGAGACCTTCGGCACCATCCACGCCCTGACCCAGGGCGGGCCGGGCAAGGCGACGGAGACGCTGATCTTCCGCGTCTATCAGGACGGCGTGGTCAACAACGACCTCGGCGGATCGTCGGCCCAGTCGGTGATCCTGATGGTGATCGTCATCGCGCTGACCGCGGTGCAGTTCCGCTTCGTCGAGCGCAAGGTCCATTACGCATGA
- the ugpE gene encoding sn-glycerol-3-phosphate ABC transporter permease UgpE yields MKPTRFIDLLPHIVLIVGVLIFAYPIYVTLIGSTWDSGTIGRGGLPLWPGGQGMANYAQAWAGEAGERALYTPVRTMMLNSLVMALSIAVGKIAISILSAYAVAFFRFPLRMAFFWLIFITLMLPVEVRIIPTYKVVADLGLINSYAGLAIPLIASATATLLFRQFFLTIPDELLEAAKIDGAGPVRFFIDVVLPLSRTNIAALFVILFIYGWNQYLWPLLVTSSGDMETIVTGITKMIGTGESANDWHIIMATTVLAMLPPVAVVVFMQRWFVKGLVDSEK; encoded by the coding sequence ATGAAGCCGACCCGTTTCATCGATCTGCTGCCGCACATCGTCCTGATCGTCGGCGTCCTGATTTTCGCCTATCCGATCTATGTGACGCTGATCGGCTCCACCTGGGATTCCGGCACCATCGGGCGCGGCGGGCTGCCGCTGTGGCCGGGCGGGCAGGGGATGGCCAACTACGCCCAGGCCTGGGCCGGGGAAGCCGGCGAGCGGGCGCTCTACACGCCCGTCCGTACCATGATGCTGAACAGTCTGGTGATGGCGCTGTCCATCGCGGTGGGCAAGATCGCCATCTCGATCCTGTCGGCCTATGCGGTGGCCTTCTTCCGTTTCCCGCTGCGCATGGCCTTCTTCTGGCTGATCTTCATCACGCTGATGCTGCCGGTGGAGGTGCGGATCATCCCGACCTACAAGGTCGTCGCCGATCTGGGCCTGATCAACAGCTATGCCGGTCTGGCGATCCCGCTGATCGCGTCGGCCACCGCGACCCTGCTGTTCCGCCAGTTCTTCCTGACCATCCCGGACGAGCTGCTGGAGGCGGCGAAGATCGATGGCGCCGGGCCGGTGCGCTTCTTCATCGACGTGGTCCTGCCGCTGTCGCGCACCAACATCGCGGCGCTGTTCGTCATCCTCTTCATCTATGGCTGGAACCAGTATCTCTGGCCGCTTCTGGTCACCAGCAGCGGCGACATGGAAACCATCGTGACCGGGATCACCAAGATGATCGGCACCGGCGAATCGGCCAACGACTGGCACATCATCATGGCGACCACCGTGCTGGCGATGTTGCCGCCGGTGGCGGTGGTGGTGTTCATGCAGCGCTGGTTCGTCAAAGGTCTTGTGGACAGCGAAAAGTAA